From one Ictalurus punctatus breed USDA103 chromosome 20, Coco_2.0, whole genome shotgun sequence genomic stretch:
- the tmx3a gene encoding protein disulfide-isomerase TMX3a isoform X1 produces the protein MATAGHFIFSVLVLGITLAAAYVEELDDRFNEMRKSESWLVEFYAPWCEYCKTFEPTWYDVAAELKSQGSHVNVGKMDATVYTDAVTEFTIRGYPSIIFIKEEKYFHYNGRRTKDDILEFTNRVSGPSVRALTSVRLFQYALSHHQLFFVYIGGRSPLKGQFYKVASEFVTHNYFFSATVDVLPQEVTLQDVPSVTVFKDGTYSVYNEVRDGDLSSWVDRERFPRYFLMDSFSLYQMGERTKLVAVAVVDEKNPSAESIRYKSLVEKAAREYSHQYSANFQFGYVDGNDYINGVIMGELPVPSLIVMNMSIDGYYLPGYTVETIEDLLQFLDSILTGKSELLGGNGFLRQIKRLYYHATSALKTSFASSPFGTCFLISLPLVVIGFLVVGICTAERVDDEKADDGAHPEVTQRKRAAVKHSEAKKKD, from the exons ATGGCAACTGCAGGACACTTCATCTTCTCAG TGCTTGTACTGGGCATAACTCTTGCGGCAGCGTATGTCGAAGAACTCGATGACAG ATTTAACGAGATGCGTAAGAGTGAGTCCTGGCTGGTGGAA TTTTACGCTCCGTGGTGTGAATATTGTAAAACCTTCGAGCCGACATGGTACGACGTCGCGGCCGAGCTGAAGAGTCAAGGCTCCCACGTCAACGTGGGCAAAATGGACGCCACCGTCTACACCG ATGCTGTCACAGAGTTTACAATCCGTGGATATCCTTCTATCATCTT TATAAAAGAAGAGAAGTACTTTCACTACAATGGCCGGAGGACGAAAGACGACATCCTCGAATTCACCAACAGAGTATCTGG TCCTTCTGTGCGAGCTCTGACCAGCGTACGGCTCTTCCAGTACGCCCTGAGCCACCATCAGCTTTTCTTTGTTTACATCGGAGGGAGGTCACCGCTTAAG GGACAGTTTTATAAAGTGGCGTCTGAATTTGTCACCCACAACTATTTTTTCTCCGCCACCGTGGACGTTTTACCGCAG GAAGTCACGCTGCAAGACGTTCCCTCCGTCACGGTGTTCAAAGACGGGACGTACAGCGTCTACAACG AGGTTCGCGACGGCGATCTTTCCTCCTGGGTGGACCGTGAACGTTTTCCTCGTTACTTCCTGATGGACAGCTTCTCATTGTACCAGATGGGCGAACGAA CTAAACTTGTAGCTGTAGCCGTTGTGGATGAGAAAAACCCATCTGCAGAAAGTATTCG TTATAAGAGCCTTGTGGAAAAGGCGGCCAGAGAATACAGCCACCAGTACAGCGC GAACTTTCAATTTGGCTACGTGGATGGAAACGACTACATTAATGGCGTTATAATGGG AGAGTTGCCAGTCCCTTCTCTCATTGTGATGAACATGTCCATTGATGGATATTATCTACCTGGATATACAGTTGAGACCATTGAAGATCTTCTCCAGTTCCTCGATAGCATCCTGACTGGGAAATCTGAG TTACTCGGAGGGAACGGATTCCTGCGGCAAATAAAGAGACTTTATTATCATGCGACGTCTGCTTTGAAG ACGAGTTTCGCATCATCTCCCTTCGGTACATGTTTTCTTATTTCCTTGCCGTTGGTCGTGATTGGATTCCTCGTCGTGGGAATCTGCACGGCCGAGCGGGTGGATGATGAGAAAGCAGACGATGGAGCTCATCCTGAGGTCACTCAAAGGAAGAGAGCGGCGGTGAAACACTCTGAAGCCAAGAAAAAGGATTAA
- the tmx3a gene encoding protein disulfide-isomerase TMX3a isoform X2 yields the protein MVRRRGRAEESRLPRQRGQNGRHRLHRIKEEKYFHYNGRRTKDDILEFTNRVSGPSVRALTSVRLFQYALSHHQLFFVYIGGRSPLKGQFYKVASEFVTHNYFFSATVDVLPQEVTLQDVPSVTVFKDGTYSVYNEVRDGDLSSWVDRERFPRYFLMDSFSLYQMGERTKLVAVAVVDEKNPSAESIRYKSLVEKAAREYSHQYSANFQFGYVDGNDYINGVIMGELPVPSLIVMNMSIDGYYLPGYTVETIEDLLQFLDSILTGKSELLGGNGFLRQIKRLYYHATSALKTSFASSPFGTCFLISLPLVVIGFLVVGICTAERVDDEKADDGAHPEVTQRKRAAVKHSEAKKKD from the exons ATGGTACGACGTCGCGGCCGAGCTGAAGAGTCAAGGCTCCCACGTCAACGTGGGCAAAATGGACGCCACCGTCTACACCG TATAAAAGAAGAGAAGTACTTTCACTACAATGGCCGGAGGACGAAAGACGACATCCTCGAATTCACCAACAGAGTATCTGG TCCTTCTGTGCGAGCTCTGACCAGCGTACGGCTCTTCCAGTACGCCCTGAGCCACCATCAGCTTTTCTTTGTTTACATCGGAGGGAGGTCACCGCTTAAG GGACAGTTTTATAAAGTGGCGTCTGAATTTGTCACCCACAACTATTTTTTCTCCGCCACCGTGGACGTTTTACCGCAG GAAGTCACGCTGCAAGACGTTCCCTCCGTCACGGTGTTCAAAGACGGGACGTACAGCGTCTACAACG AGGTTCGCGACGGCGATCTTTCCTCCTGGGTGGACCGTGAACGTTTTCCTCGTTACTTCCTGATGGACAGCTTCTCATTGTACCAGATGGGCGAACGAA CTAAACTTGTAGCTGTAGCCGTTGTGGATGAGAAAAACCCATCTGCAGAAAGTATTCG TTATAAGAGCCTTGTGGAAAAGGCGGCCAGAGAATACAGCCACCAGTACAGCGC GAACTTTCAATTTGGCTACGTGGATGGAAACGACTACATTAATGGCGTTATAATGGG AGAGTTGCCAGTCCCTTCTCTCATTGTGATGAACATGTCCATTGATGGATATTATCTACCTGGATATACAGTTGAGACCATTGAAGATCTTCTCCAGTTCCTCGATAGCATCCTGACTGGGAAATCTGAG TTACTCGGAGGGAACGGATTCCTGCGGCAAATAAAGAGACTTTATTATCATGCGACGTCTGCTTTGAAG ACGAGTTTCGCATCATCTCCCTTCGGTACATGTTTTCTTATTTCCTTGCCGTTGGTCGTGATTGGATTCCTCGTCGTGGGAATCTGCACGGCCGAGCGGGTGGATGATGAGAAAGCAGACGATGGAGCTCATCCTGAGGTCACTCAAAGGAAGAGAGCGGCGGTGAAACACTCTGAAGCCAAGAAAAAGGATTAA
- the dsela gene encoding dermatan-sulfate epimerase-like protein translates to MAVCVVKSALLLCLVNLGFSFSGIFDPSGKYGTVSEHDERADFHTGANTTTERGFQMPSNVHPNLYFDLTEVRRLKKKAAGTHAHVFKVIRNAVTTMLEVPTLYLPPMDHEEFAKKWNEIYGNNLPALALYCLLQPEDSAAFQFLMKYMDRMAEYPDWMVTSAPNDEVPISHSLTGFATAYDFIYTYLDTQRKVRYLKKIRAVTAELYELSKHRGWGRQFLQNHQTTNILAILTGAIVTGVHKDRETMMWKQVAVNYMEKTMFLLNHIVDGSLDEGVAYGSYTAKSITQYVFLASRHFEIDNKNNNWLRAHFMFYYATVLPGFQRTVGIADSNYNWFYGPESQLVFLDAFVLRNGSGNWLAQQIRKCRPKDGPMTPSVAQRWATLHTEFIWYDAELAPQPPPDFGKANMHVFSNWGVVTYGAGLPLGQDNTFVSFKSGKLGGRAVYDIVHAKPYSWVDGWTNFNPGHEHPDQNSFTFAPNGQVFVSEALYGPKYSYLNNVLVFAPSPTSQCNAPWEGQLGECSKWLKWGEKEVGDSAGEVIAASSHQDTMFISGEAASAYSSAMKLESVYRALVLLNSQTLLVLDHVEKHEKSPVTSFSAFFHNLDIDLRYVPHRSLNKYSGALMDVWDAHYEMFWFDNQGVSPVGRIQEVEQVAEFKKRWTQFINVTFSIDGVISRVAYLMHGPFVKVSDCRFVDNSKNGVKLAVTLNDTETTVSIATNYKDIGARHSYLGFAGFAKAENKHKIVHFGQGVQVLPSQVKKDSTFNFGFMTNVVAVWILCFAIAVLTVKRKFNVSSRKLIRCTVVSVLLFWVLGLLVTSHRCQEVLCSIMWRDLRVSEEAVTRSTFPLDRTPDPLPFIIVTSLPGSGAEILQPLFDNSSDFVYLSIPSTYLRIPETNFAPDSFTDACEWSRADARNGKFRAVQGWLHSMVHSIRLHLQNIQLYKSSIEAGNKGGARGTRKRRKLLMATGEIGDGRSTSREVAYIKELRQHLSNFPNACPVLNLRSGSWSLKLPFVQEVIGRSLRSVQVVRDPRAWIYLMLYNSKPSLYASKNIRKHLLNILDQASDKTGQTCTQFDPAFQPLREILAQPDANPVLLLAHLWLAHTSASLRASADFPSRTCLQVKFEDIVNFPDDTAEKIHRFIGVPVSPAAVNQLAFATSTNLYHLVYEGDISPDKINLWRENMSPDQIRLIEHVCGTVMDTLGYKRYVFV, encoded by the coding sequence ATGGCCGTATGCGTAGTGAAGTCTGCGCTTCTGCTGTGTCTTGTGAATTTGGGATTTTCCTTCTCTGGGATATTTGACCCTTCAGGTAAATACGGGACAGTCAGCGAGCATGACGAGCGAGCCGATTTCCATACGGGCGCCAACACTACTACGGAGCGAGGCTTTCAGATGCCATCGAACGTCCACCCTAACCTTTATTTCGACCTGACGGAAGTCCGCCGGCTGAAAAAGAAAGCTGCCGGGACACACGCGCACGTGTTTAAAGTTATACGGAATGCGGTGACGACCATGCTCGAGGTCCCGACACTCTACCTGCCGCCCATGGACCATGAGGAATTTGCAAAGAAGTGGAACGAGATTTACGGCAACAACCTTCCAGCACTCGCGCTGTACTGTCTGCTCCAGCCTGAAGACAGCGCCGCGTTCCAGTTTTTAATGAAATACATGGATCGTATGGCGGAATATCCCGACTGGATGGTGACCAGCGCCCCGAACGACGAGGTTCCGATATCCCATTCCCTCACTGGCTTCGCTACAGCTTACGACTTCATTTATACCTATCTGGACACCCAGCGAAAAGTTCGGTACCTGAAGAAGATCCGTGCCGTCACGGCGGAACTTTATGAACTGTCAAAGCATAGAGGTTGGGGTCGGCAGTTTCTGCAAAACCACCAGACTACGAACATACTAGCCATCCTTACGGGAGCTATCGTAACCGGTGTACACAAAGACCGCGAGACCATGATGTGGAAGCAGGTCGCCGTGAACTACATGGAAAAGACCATGTTCCTCTTGAACCATATCGTAGACGGTTCGCTAGATGAAGGCGTGGCGTACGGCAGCTACACGGCCAAATCCATCACTCAGTACGTTTTCTTGGCGTCGCGTCATTTTGAAATcgacaacaagaacaacaactgGCTGAGAGCTCACTTCATGTTCTACTACGCCACCGTGCTGCCTGGTTTTCAAAGAACCGTGGGCATCGCTGACTCCAACTACAACTGGTTCTACGGGCCGGAGAGTCAGCTGGTGTTCCTGGACGCGTTTGTGCTCAGGAACGGCTCGGGAAACTGGCTGGCGCAGCAGATCAGAAAGTGCCGGCCCAAGGACGGTCCCATGACGCCGTCCGTGGCGCAGCGCTGGGCTACCTTACACACCGAGTTCATCTGGTACGACGCCGAGCTCGCGCCTCAGCCACCGCCCGATTTTGGGAAAGCAAACATGCACGTTTTTTCAAACTGGGGGGTTGTGACGTACGGCGCAGGGTTGCCTTTGGGGCAGGACAACACTTTTGTATCCTTTAAATCCGGGAAGTTAGGCGGACGAGCGGTGTACGACATCGTTCATGCTAAGCCTTACTCCTGGGTCGACGGCTGGACTAACTTCAACCCGGGTCACGAACACCCGGATCAGAACTCGTTCACTTTTGCTCCAAACGGACAAGTCTTTGTCTCTGAAGCTTTATATGGACCAAAATACAGCTATCTTAACAACGTCCTCGTATTTGCACCTTCCCCTACTAGCCAGTGCAATGCACCATGGGAGGGGCAGCTAGGGGAATGTTCCAAATGGTTAAAATGGGGAGAAAAGGAAGTAGGAGATAGCGCTGGTGAGGTCATCGCGGCGTCTTCACACCAGGACACTATGTTCATTAGCGGTGAAGCCGCGTCAGCGTATTCGTCCGCGATGAAACTCGAGAGTGTTTATCGAGCCCTGGTTCTGCTCAACTCCCAAACCTTATTAGTGTTAGATCACGTCGAAAAGCACGAGAAGTCTCCCGTAACCTCGTTTAGTGCCTTTTTCCACAATCTCGACATCGACCTGAGATACGTGCCCCACAGGTCTTTGAATAAGTACAGCGGCGCTCTGATGGATGTATGGGACGCCCATTACGAGATGTTTTGGTTCGACAATCAGGGAGTCAGTCCTGTAGGCAGGATACAAGAAGTAGAACAGGTCGCAGAGTTCAAAAAGAGGTGGACGCAGTTCATAAACGTTACTTTTTCCATAGACGGCGTAATCAGCAGGGTGGCTTATCTAATGCATGGCCCTTTTGTCAAAGTGTCAGACTGCAGGTTCGTTGACAACAGCAAAAACGGCGTTAAACTGGCGGTTACCCTGAATGACACAGAGACTACCGTGTCCATAGCAACAAACTACAAAGATATCGGCGCCAGACACAGTTACTTAGGCTTTGCAGGGTTTGCGAAAGCAGAGAATAAACACAAGATCGTTCATTTCGGTCAGGGAGTTCAGGTTTTACCCAGCCAAGTGAAAAAAGACTCGACGTTTAACTTCGGTTTCATGACCAACGTCGTTGCAGTGTGGATCCTCTGTTTCGCCATCGCGGTCTTGACCGTAAAGAGAAAGTTTAACGTTTCCTCCCGTAAACTCATCCGCTGCACGGTTGTTTCGGTGCTGCTTTTCTGGGTGTTGGGCCTCTTGGTGACGTCTCATCGTTGTCAGGAGGTGCTGTGCAGCATCATGTGGAGGGATCTCCGTGTCTCTGAGGAAGCAGTCACTCGATCCACCTTCCCTCTCGACCGCACCCCAGACCCCCTTCCGTTCATAATCGTCACCTCTCTTCCCGGCTCCGGAGCCGAGATCCTTCAACCCCTTTTCGACAACAGTTCGGACTTTGTGTACCTCAGCATTCCCTCCACGTACCTCCGTATTCCCGAGACCAACTTTGCTCCCGACTCGTTCACGGACGCTTGCGAGTGGTCCAGGGCGGACGCCCGGAACGGAAAGTTTCGAGCCGTTCAAGGATGGTTGCATTCGATGGTGCATAGCATCAGACTGCACCTGCAGAACATTCAGCTCTACAAGAGCAGTATCGAGGCGGGGAATAAGGGCGGCGCTCGGGGAACGAGGAAGAGGCGGAAGCTCCTGATGGCGACGGGCGAGATCGGAGACGGGAGGTCTACGTCGAGAGAGGTGGCGTACATCAAGGAGTTGAGGCAGCACTTGTCGAACTTCCCGAACGCCTGCCCTGTGCTGAACCTTCGGAGCGGGAGCTGGTCCTTAAAACTCCCGTTCGTTCAAGAAGTCATCGGACGCTCGTTGCGTTCGGTTCAAGTAGTGCGCGACCCACGGGCGTGGATCTATCTCATGCTCTACAACAGCAAGCCGAGCCTTTACGCTAGCAAAAACATTAGAAAACACTTGCTGAACATCCTGGACCAGGCTAGCGATAAGACAGGACAGACCTGCACGCAGTTTGACCCAGCGTTTCAGCCTTTACGAGAGATCCTCGCTCAGCCAGATGCTAACCCAGTGCTCTTACTAgctcacctctggcttgctcatacTTCCGCCAGCCTCCGAGCGAGCGCGGACTTTCCTTCACGCACCTGCCTTCAGGTGAAATTTGAGGATATTGTGAACTTTCCTGACGATACTGCAGAAAAGATCCATAGGTTTATCGGCGTGCCTGTCTCTCCGGCCGCCGTAAACCAGCTCGCGTTCGCTACATCCACGAATCTGTATCATCTAGTCTACGAAGGGGATATATCACCTGACAAAATTAACCTGTGGAGAGAAAACATGTCTCCTGATCAGATTAGACTCATAGAACACGTGTGTGGGACTGTCATGGACACACTCGGCTACAAAAGATACGTGTTTGTATGA